One Lytechinus variegatus isolate NC3 chromosome 14, Lvar_3.0, whole genome shotgun sequence genomic region harbors:
- the LOC121427615 gene encoding protein ADP-ribosylarginine hydrolase-like → MASGPTVSVDMLSRYKAAMVLSGVGDAMGYKSGHWEFNFVGTDIHKEVKALGGVCKLHVKLPAFPVSDDTVLHLATARALLSGKPIGDKLYLEFAAEYRKGRLDMKGRAPGNTTTSAISRFNLAKPDGYIIPFNKRGGGCGAAMRAMCIGLRYPRPDQLQDLIMVSVESGRMTHNCPTGYLGSFAAALFTSYAIQGVPVISWGRRLVAELPKVLDYVRSVGRDVKENEEAWPYFTDKWTSYLHERGIDGDGVTNARFPDKYDVVERDAFYKSLSFRGWGGSSGHDAPMIAYDALLGCEWSWEKLCLAGMLHGGDNDSTGVMAGCWWGAICGMDQVPECNFKNLEYRSQLEELGEKLYHVAEEERKITESKTS, encoded by the exons ATGGCGAGTGGTCCCACAGTATCAGTTGATATGCTCTCACGATACAAGGCTGCCATGGTTTTGAGTGGCGTCGGCGATGCCATGGGATACAAGTCTGGTCATTGGGAATTCAACTTTGTCGGCACGGATATTCACAAGGAGGTGAAGGCATTGGGAGGCGTGTGCAAGCTTCATGTGAAAT TACCTGCTTTTCCTGTAAGTGATGACACAGTGCTACATTTAGCCACAGCAAGAG CTCTTCTGAGTGGAAAGCCGATTGGTGACAAGCTTTACCTGGAGTTTGCAGCTGAGTACAGGAAAGGCAGGCTTGATATGAAGGGCAGAGCTCCAG ggaACACAACTACTTCTGCCATCAGTCGTTTCAACTTGGCCAAGCCAGATGGCTACATCATTCCATTCAACAAGAG AGGAGGAGGTTGTGGGGCTGCCATGAGGGCCATGTGCATTGGTCTTCGTTACCCCAGGCCTGACCAGCTCCAGGACCTTATCATGGTAAGTGTGGAATCGGGACGCATGACCCACAACTGCCCCACTGGTTACCTCGGATCCTTCGCCGCCGCTCTCTTCACATCCTACGCCATCCAGGGAGTCCCAGTCATTTCCTGGGGGCGGAGACTCGTTGCGGAACTCCCCAAAGTCCTGGACTATGTCCGATCTGTAGGCCGTGATGTCAAGGAGAACGAAGAGGCATGGCCGTACTTCACGGATAAGTGGACGTCCTATCTCCACGAGAGGGGCATTGATGGGGACGGTGTCACCAACGCACGATTCCCAGATAAATATGATGTCGTAGAGAGGGATGCCTTCTACAAGAGTCTAAGCTTTAGGGGATGGGGAGGATCAAGCGGACATGATGCACCCATGATTGC GTACGATGCCCTGCTTGGCTGTGAGTGGTCCTGGGAGAAGCTATGCCTGGCAGGTATGCTACATGGAGGTGATAATGACTCAACCGGTGTGATGGCAGGCTGCTGGTGGGGCGCCATCTGTGGCATGGATCAGGTGCCAGAATGCAACTTCAAG